CTCCTCTTGCTCCACGGCGCTGGGCTTGACCCACCTCAACTCAGCCTTGGGCCTCGCCGCGATCCAGGAGAGGTCCTGCGTGAGGACAGGAGCAGCTAAAATGGTGCTCAAAGGTGGCAGCTGCGCTAAGAAAGGCCACGTTTTCCGTGCACGTTGGCCAAGCCCGGTGGAAACTCCACCACTCTTGGTAATCGTGACAAAGCTCACTCCTGGGTGCTCTCGCACCCATCCCCGTGGTTTCTGGGCTTGCACCCAGTTCCTGCCATGGAAAGTAGCTGTGACTTCCTCTCCAAGGCGTATTTCTGACtcactcttttctttttaatagccCTAATTCTTGAAAACAAAAGCCGCTGACAGTTGACGGCTGGCCACGCCCAACTGTttgcccctgagccagcactTTCCATCTTCACCACTTCCAAGGAGGTGACACCAGCCCACAGGAACCCTCCACACCCCAGGCCTCAGTGACCAActacctctctcctttcttcctcaccaggccggattaaccttttgtgggcccagtgccaaatatatttgtgggtccccatgggggcaatggagcatggcacagggggttggtccctggagcgaggggccagccaaGGGCAGGGCATGGCACGGCAGGGGCGGCCctgctccatccagcccagcccagggcaagggcactatttacaaactggcagttgccagcCACACAGGGTcttgcccagccctgtgctgccagcgtgccccttcccctcgggggtgggcccatacagcccccccccagccaacaccccccaactccctatggccagagcccccacccAACCCTCCCATAAATGCACAGAGCCCtgcccaactccacccctgcccacGGCCCcacacaactgcccagcaccccccacagaacccccactccctagtgccccaacacacacagatcttccccaccccttcacagcccagctcCCCCTAGACCCTTCAGAGACCCACTCCCACACGCCCTGCCTCCCAGCCGCACTCATCGGCCCAGCTGGGAGGTGACTGCGtctgcttctgcaccagtcccaggccgCTCAGCGCTGGGGAGACAGGCGGGGCCCCCacaggaagcagagactgcccagagccggaggtgccctggggtccggccagggggcggagaggagccctCGGCCAGCCGGCAGGAGCAAGTAATGAGTGAGGAGGAGCCCATGTGCCGGTGGGGTCTCAGCCCAGTgcaagcggagcaggctggggccccttctgagcatgggcccggctgCATGGCACCACTGTAAACCTGGCACTGTTCCTCACAGCCCAGCTTTGGGTCATGGCCTGCAATCTCACTGCAGAAGGGACTCTTGAAAGCTTCCCATGAGCATTCTGCCTCCCAGGAGGTGAAATTCCCCTGGGCACCAGCTCCCCAGCCCGGCTCCAGTCACACGGAGCCCCAGGCAGTGTTGACCGCCTGCAGGGGGGTGACCATCAGCCAGGAATGTCTGTGGAGCAAACTGAATTCAGCCCTGCAGCCCGTTGAGGGAGATGGGGCAGAACCTCAGAGCAATTGGCATTCACAACAAATTCTCTCCAGTCCAGGGAACAGAGAGAGGCGGAgccacagccccagggccacCAAGCaagtgagagaacccaggagtcctgactccccaacccccactgctctaaccactagactaatTTGATCCAGTGAGCGGAGTAGGGAATTGTCAGTCAGGTTCCGTAACAGGGACACCACAAACCTGGTATCAGACCtccctctgcctctgtttccccactctCCTGTAAGCCGCCAGCCAGTGCATCAGTGAGCCCACTGTTGCAAAAAttaatcagcagtgaaatagtgaATGCCACTGAAAGTGTCATGGTGGTCCTTCAGGTTCAGTTAACACCCCATTGAGGTGGATGGCTTGAATCATGCCCCTCagagcaattgcctggggccGGCTGGATCAACTTacactcagctggtgtaatggTTACATTCGCAACcattagctggtgtaaaccagtgcAGACCACTGCCTTTGGCTGACCTACACCTGCGGGGATCTGAGATCCACAGAGAGCCccggtgggggcggcctctgagGCACCGTGGAACACCCCGAGCCCAGGGTGAAGTGATTTGACCAAGGCCCCAgaggggaagtggggggcggAGGGTCAGCATGAGGAGGATCtggtttcctctcccccccccccccagcttttgcCTCTCCAAGAGGTCATGCTGGGACAGATGGTTTAAATCCTCATGCCGGGATGCGGTGAGGCAGGTTGGACTTTTTATTTCTTTGGCACCTGCCCGGAATCCCATTTCTTTGTTCCCAGGCAGGTAGAACATGGAGCTTGCGGTCAAAAGGAGCCAGGACAATACATTCCAGGCCATCCCACTAAGTACCGCAGCCGCTTTGCCAAGGGGCTGGGTTCAAAGTCAGGCCCACAGCCCAGCTTGGACTCCCCTCGCCAGCTCCATTTCCGAGCAATCGTCCCTCTACCCCCAGCTGGGAGTTGGTTCAGCTGGCACTGGGCCAGGCAGCCCAAGCTGGAAATGTGCCTCGCGGTTTCCCCACCAGCCTGCCAACAAAAGAACACTGAGGAGTTACAAAGCAGCGCCAGCATCAGATCCCCCGAGTCTGGGAAATGATCGCAATCTCCCAGAGCCCGGCACAGGACCGCTCCCGTCAGGGCCTTGCCAAGGGTGCTGGAGCTCCTACCCGCTACGTGGGGCGCCCACATCTTTCCTCCCGGGCCCATTCCCCACCCTGAGCCAGCTAACGGTGCTGGAAAGAGGGCTGAGAGCCTGGTTTAGATTCCTCGTGGTGTCTGTATCCCAGCAGCACTGAGCGCGAGGTGCTGCACACAcccggtgaaatcctggcccgcAGCgatcaatggcaagactcccattacTTGTATTTCACGCACAGcaagtccctgcccccaacaaGCTTgctatctaaatagacaaggcaggcCAGGAGCAGGAGGGAACCAGAGACAGCCACGTGTTTTCCATGTGACCCTGGTCACATCCCTTACACCaagatagcagccttcaactatctgaaggggggtttcaaaggggatggatctagattgttctcagtggtggcagatgacagaacaaggagcaatggtctgaagttgcagtgggggaggtctaggttggatattaggaaacactgatgaagtgggttttagcccacaaaagcttatgcccaaataaatttgttagtctctaaggtgccacaagtactcctcgttctttttactgtttcactaggagggtggtgaagcactggaatgggttacctagggaggtggtggattctccatccttagaggtttttgaggtccagcttgacaaagccctggctaggatgatttagttggtgttggtcctgctttgagcaggggattggattagatgacctcctgaggtcccttccaaccctaatattctatgaagaTCTTCCTAGGACAATTCCTGAATTTTAGGGTCTTGAGTTGGGCATCTACGATCACTAGCCATTTTCGAAAGCTGGCCTAAagccttgctgtgcctcagtttccccatttgtgacTAATGATCCTTCCCTATCTCCctagggggtgctgtgaggattacAATCATTCATGGCTGCCTAGGACCCAGATACCATGGTGTGGGCCCCTCCGGACCTAAGACGCAGGATCTCTCAGCAAGCAGACACATGCTGTTTTAATTGTAGGCGAAGCACATATCACATGAGGGCATGTTAGTGGTTCTACTTGAGGGCAAGTGAACGCAGCTACAAGGGAAAAGGAATGTAAAGGTGATTTCTCTCTCTTCATCATGACCTAATTACTTGGTTAAATTAACAAAACACTCCACTCAAGTTGCTCGAGAACAAAGCAGCTGCTTATAGCGTAAGGATAACAAAGTTTGATCAGGACTGAGATGTCTTGTCAGCTCACAATTAAATCTCTGATGGGGAATAAAGAATAGCTGATCTTTTAGGGAGTGACTGACTTTGGGGGCATTCCAGGGTTTAAAGAGCAATGAGAATTAGTGAGTTTCTGTTGATCTTGCCCCAGTGGGCTGGAGAACAGGTCCAGCTGTCTAAGATTGGGTCTCAAGTAGAACCAATTGGAGCCATTAGAAACCCCACATTTTGCAAAACCTGAAAACACACATCTGTGAAAATAGGCATTCTAGGAATTTGATGTCCATGTGCCCAGCGATTTGTCACACTTGCTTCATCATTTCATCAGAATGAATTTTCCCTGACAAGACTATAAATGCCCCATATTGATGAGAGGTTCAGCATTCGTGAACTGAAAGGGACTAGTGCAGCTCTGCGTCTGTCTTATTCACATTCCCGGTAACCGTCATAAACTCAAAAGGGGAGGAGATACTGAAAAGATTCCAAGCATTTAGAATGAGATCTCTCCAAAGTAAGTATGAACCTTCACTCGACAGCGAGATACCATAGCCACTGATTTCCTAGTAGCAAACTGCTTGGATTTATTCTAGGTGAGGGGGCTGGTAAGTGTGATTTGGTGAACAGCAATGTCTACATTTACTATTTGGGAGGTTTGGGttgtttgatttaaaacaaaaaaacaaaaaactttttcttcttccttcttcCTGGTATATTTGCCTATTTATAGTGTAACCAGGGAAAGAATAGCTGGGAGGACAAATACACATACAATTTAAGAGGCATGTGTTTTATACAGGCTGGATTATGTTTTAAACAGGTAGGGTTTACTCTTAATGCATGTTATGGGTGAGTTTGCCTCACTACAAAAAAATTCTGAGAGTTCTGAGCATCAGAAAGCAGAGGCGATTTAAGTCAAAGTCTTGATCTAACTTGAACTATAAAAGCTTTAATGTATAGCTTGTGTTTATTTAGACTAAGCTCCTTGGGCAGAGAGTGGGGGAACCAACTCACTTTGCAGTGATGCTCACATGAGAACAGTTTCCACTGGAAGTTCTCCTGGGCACGGCCTGCCTCTCACTATGTGTatgtgcagtgcccagcagaCTGGGCCCGCAACCGGCGATCTCCTCTGAACACAGAGAGGGTGCGTCTCCCGCTCTGCatctgaggccacatctggattCCTCTGCACTCACCTGACTgactctgctcctctctctcctcccttcacccCCAGCTGTTCTGCCGTTGCTAGTCAGCACTGTGCTGTGTTTGGGGTGCACCATGCTGCACGCGGCTCCCCTGCCAGAGTTCTCCGGGGATCAGGATTTCCAGCAATTCCTGCAGAAGGACCTGGAATACATCCGCAAAATCAAAGGGGACGTCGCCCAGGTGCAGGAGCTTGTGGTGAGTCGCTCGACACAAACCAGTGGGAGAGGCATTGAGGGCAGCCgaggtctggggtgggggtgggccatGCAACGCGCCCAGGGGCTCATCTGTGACCTGCACAAAGGGGCTTCTTGACAGCGGACGAGACAGCTGCAGCTACACCCCTCCCTGGCGATTTGGGGTCTGTCGCTCTGAAGTGATgctgggggctgcagcctggctggaggGGACTCGGGGGAGCTGCGCAGTGGGTTAAACTGTAACACGGGAGGATCCCTGTAGCACGGAGCACTCAGGGGTGGGGCCCTGACATTCTGATCCGGAGGCTTCATCTCTGCTGAGGATCTCAGCCCCAGGCTCGCAGACAGACAGAGATCCAGACAGACAGGCTTCCCCAGCAGCTATGCCTTGGGTTGGGCGGCAGGACTTAGCAGCCGGACAAGACGGATTGGGAGATCACTCCGTCAGACCCTTTGCTGTAGAGCAGCGTGAAGTTGTGCTGATCTTCCCCAGGGACAGATGCCTGACCAGGTCCCCACTACCTTCAGCTGGCAGGGTCACAGACAAGGGCcctcctgatccagcaaatgtaGCAAACTTCAGCCCCCGGCACAAAATACACAACAGGAGCAAGAGGAACTGTGCGTCTTCACCTCCCTCAAAGGAAGAACCAGAAACAGGgacccatcccctcccagagGAGTTGCAGGCTGCTCCTTCTCCTGGACAAGTGTCTTCTCAGGGACCAGGCCTGACAATTTACCCAGCCACTAGGTAGAGGATCTGTCCATGCAGCCTTCCCCTTTTGGTCGCTCTGCCCCTGCCTGATGCAGGCAGAAAGCGGATTTGAGGATCGTGAACCCTCCTCTTCAGGCTTTGGACTGCAGTTTGTTTGGCCTGATCCTCATGCATTTCTGGAGCTCTCTTTCCTCAGGCGAGCAGCACTGTTTAGTTCAATGTTACTCCCACGCTGAGGTGTTTTCAGGATCGGGCCCTTAGGATTTGGCCCCAAAAACATTTTTCGCACTGATCATGTTAAATTTGGAAGCAGACACTGGCCAGGCTGCTGGCCCGGGGATCCGAAGGGGCATGTTTCCTGGAGATTACAGCTAGTGCTTGCCAGTATTTTaaccctgtggggcagggagtctTATTCGCATAGCCAGTGGATTTGTTTGCTTTGGTCCAGTTTCCAAGGTCTCGCACAACCACACCAGCCAATGAGTCCCTCTCCTTTCCTGCTATTCCCGGGGCCGTGCCAAAGGAAAGGACAATGCAAAAATGAAAATAGGAAAACATTGCTTGGGAAAAGGCAGGCGAGAATAATAGAATCAGCGAAAGGCAGGACCGGAAGGGACTCCAGGCAGGACCGGAAGGGACTCCaggcaggaccaagcaaacccagaccatccatgacaggtgttggtccaacctgctcttaaaaacctccagtgacagggattccacaacctccctgggaagcctgttccagagcttagctaccctgatggttagaaaaggtttttcctgacatctcacctaaatctccctcttgcagattaagcccgttacttcttgtcctaccttcagtggacatggaaaacaatccATCCCCGTCCTCTTTACAACAACCCTTAATACATCTGAAGCCTGATGAAGAGCAGAATAGGGTCGTcccctcccatgtcttacatacaatgctcctgttaatacacctcggaatggtattagcctttttcacaacagcatcacactgttgactcgtactCAGTCTGTGACctgcccccagatccttttcagaccaCTGCCTACCCAGCCAGTCCCCATTCTGCAGTTGTGCATTggattttccccccctccctaaGTGTAGAACTTTGCACTTGAGTTCAGTGGGTAAAGTTTGCAGGGTTGTGGGTGGCGTCTGGAACACACCCTGGCCGGCGCATTCTTAGCACATACTGGGGTCCAGTAACAGCAATCGCTAGCTGTTGCCGAGGCAATACTTGGTTTATAATGCCCGCCTCCTGACTGTACCTTCTCTTCTCATCCCACCTCAGTGCACGACCCTTCAGCTCTGCAACGAGGAGGAGCTGATGCTTGTCAAGCAAAAACTGGGCATTTCCCAGGCTCCGCTGAACCAGTGTCACAGCAAGACCTTCCAAGTGGTGAGTCTGACCGCAAGGGACCACAgcacggtcggggtggggggtcGGGAGCAATCCTTGGGCTGCGGCCTAAGGGCCCGAGCTTGCTCCCACTGACAGTGGAAGCCCAAGCTCCTGATCGTACTGACTCCAGCACCACGTCTCTGCCTGCGGCAGGAGCGCAGGATCAGCACCCCGCGGTGCTTCCCAGCCCGGGGGTGAAGGAAAGGCACTCCTGCCATGAGCGGCTGGTTCTCAGCTTTGGCTTCTCTCCAGCCACGGCAGCCTTCTCCAGAATAACAGCCATGGAACCACTTCAACCCTGTTCCTCTGCCAGCTTCTCAGAGCCCGGACGCCTCTCGCGGCTCAGCGGCTGGTCTCTCGGCTATGCCCAAAGCTGGGCTCCCAGGCCAGGGCCTGGCTTTTAAACCCAGCCCTCAGAATACCCCAGTCAAAAATAGCCGGGCGGGGGCAGCGAGCTAGAAAGAGAGGGAGGCTTCCTCACAGTCCTAGCAAATGCTTCTGTAACTTGACTCAGCACTTCCCGCCCTTGCTGATCCCCAGCGCCGGCCCAGTGGCAAGGGAGGGAGAGGCCCAGGTTCGTGCTGCCTAGCTGAGCTTCACGGATCCAtcagcctgggctggggggagtctCCGGCCCTTGCAGGGTCTTGAGCTCGGTGGTCACGTTTTCCAGCCCTGCTCTAAAGCCATGACTCGAGGGGAGTCCCTGGCAAGGAAAGAGCCCCAGGGGAAGTGCCGACCCCTCCAGGGGGAAAGGGAACTGCTGCAGTTACAGTTAACCCCTTCCATGCTGCACTGTCATCGCAGCCAATGTGTTTCGCTGGGATAGACATTGCACAGGAAACTTGATGCAAACCAGGTCACTAAAGAGCTAGCACCCAGCTCAGGCCGCCTCTCTCAACTCCTTCCTTCTTGTGCCCACAGGATGCCTGCTTCAGCCAGATCCGGGATGGACTTCAAATCTACCACGGCCACCTCGccatcctcctccagctcctgccggCTCACTCCAGCCTAGTGGATGCCCTCCGGCTGGACGTCTCGAACCTGTCCACTAACATCCAGCAGCAGGTACACCGCTCCGCTTGCTCCCCCGGTGGGTGGGACCAGGCcatcgggggggggcagggcccctggCAGCAGCCAGGATCCTGGCAGCCTTCACCCAGATCAAGTGGCCCATGCggggagccaggcagggcagCGCCTTGCAGCAAAGGTGAAGCTTCCCCGGGTGCGTCAGGCGCTGGCTCCACGGGGCCCCTGCTAATGCTGCTTACTGTCTCTGGCTCCTTTAGATGGAGGATCTGGGGCTGAACACGGTGACGTACCTCAAGGCCGAGGGCCATGGCACCCTCCCCAGCCTCTCGTCCGACTTCGACAAACAAGCCAGCGGATTCATCATCCCCGCCAACTTCAAGCGCTTCCTGGAGGCGGCCTTCCGGGCCCTCCGCCACCTCACGCTGGTGTGAAGGGGTGCAGGGACGCGCTTCCCCCACCGCAGCCTCCTGCCCAGCGTTGGAGCCTGAGAAGTCCCATGCCTTGGGGACGCTCCCGGCTTTGAGATCTAAGGGGGAgctttatgggggggggggtgtctctgagtTTGGGAAGGGCAGCATCTCCCAGCTGGAGGATGCTCTGCTCATCCAGCCTAGATTCTCCCTTATTCCCAGcccatcccccaccacctccaacCATCACTCTCTGCAAAGCAACAACCCAGGCTTAACTATTGGGCTGGGGTATTAGCAGCAGCTGCCCCTTCCTCTCTGGGTCAGCAGCAAACACTGCCCCAAACCCCTGTTTACTATCCCCCAGGGTTTGAGGCTGGGCATAGTTCtcttttagggtgaccagatagcaagtttgaaaaataaggacggggtggggggtaataggcgcctgtCTAAGACAAAGTCCCAAATACTGGAACTGTGCCTacaaaatcgggatatctggtcaccctatgctccATAAAGGTTATTTATTTCTCCTTTGTGAGCTTCACCACTGGCTGGTGGATCCATGCACACGGCCCCAATGCAAACACTGCCCAGCTTATTTAATATTTATCACTATTTAATATTTATGGGGGTTTGGAATCTGTTGGCAGAAGTATTTAAGTGCAACTGGTCTACGGtatatttttaaagtcaaaatCTATTTCCTTTATAACGAACCACAGGCATCATCATTGAATGTTTTGCAGCATCAGAAAatccaggagcagggcctgggctgctggatgtgcatttttgtgtgtgtgtgcaatgtagttactgtttaatatttaaacaaatgagCATCTCCAGTACCAGGTGTTTGCTCTTTGGCAGCTGGACCAAGTATAAGACTGGGAGCCAAAAGCTCCTGGGTCTAGTACCAGCTCTGGCCCAACTCCCCGTGGGATCTTGGGCAACaatcagtgcctcagtttccctgtctgtcaaATGGGGGATGCTAATGTTTACCTACCTCACAAAGCTGGTGTGAGGGTTAATTTTTTTCTTGTCCAGCCAAGGGCAAGGTCTGAGGGAGTAGGAAGGCAAAGCACCTGCAGAGAGGGGTTTGCTTGGAGCACTCAGCCATTGAGCGTGGAGAAGCTGCGCTCTGGAAAGCCTCCGGAGCTTTGGATTAGCCCCCAAGCACGGACGGAGCGCAGTACTCAGCACAAGCCACTTCACTCCTTGCTTGAACACAAGCCTGCCGGGGGGACGGGTAAATGGGTCAGGgctcttgggttccattcccggCTCGCCCACCGACTAGCTGCATGCCCTTATGTATGTTGCTTCCCTgatccttgcctcagtttcccatctataaaagggGGGTAATCCCCTTTATCCTCAGATGAAGGcactttaaaatgtcattttcctTCCTGGCTTGTGGGCAGTGCAGGGACAGAACTGGCTaatgttgtttttgttgtaaCAGTGCATTTATGCAAAACTGATTATTATTTAACAGACTTGGCAGGAGGTCAGGCTCCTTAATTAGCAAAGTCCTTGGCTGGGGTATTGCTTTTGCATAGCCAGCTCACCCTCCCAGAAACCAGGAGAGCGTGATATGAATGAACCAgcttttctgtaactttttatattatttttatatatttatattttacaaatGCACAATCCACCGTTCCTCCTCGTTCACCCATTAGATTTACATTCAGGTCacattgattttatttattataatttaagTTAATTATTTACATCTTAATTCTTATTAAACTATTATCGCTCCTTtaatttcaaatgattttttgCCGAAAATGGCTCAGACGTGAATCCTACCAGATTTCTGTATGGTTCAAATTCCAGCTACACTGAATCCAACCAGTGTGGACTGGGCTGGAGGGATTGGTGTTGCCTGTATGTTTCAAAGCTGTCATCAACAGACAACTCACATGCATTCTGATATAAATCACATTGTACTAGATTAGCGGAGACTGTGCAATTCTACCTCCCCAGATGATCCAGATGAAGAATGTCCATTCTTGAATAGTTGGAGTttaattaaaagaataaatgcaaGATCTTCATTGACAAATTCTGGAGTTTTGCCTATTAGCTTGGCCAAATGCCCAGCAGAGGGGAATATTTTGTAATTGTCTTGAACTAGTTTATATTTCAATGTGTTCTATTTATTACTGTGGCTGGCTGGGCTTTGGCTCAGACCAAATcgatttgtatttttatttaaaaaagagaaataaacatATTTTGGTACTTTCTAAAGCACATGTTTGGCTGAATGTATCAGGAGGCGGGGATCCTAAGCGCTAGCATGTTTAACCAGAAATAAACCAGTCCCTTATCTAGCAAAGAGACGCCCATGCGGTTAGTTAATAGTTCTCTTTACTTGTCCAAAGTGCTCAGCTTCATCCAGCCCAAATGCCTGCAGCCGGATATGGCCCAGCCATGGAGAATTAATCTAATATTAAACACAAGAGATGCAAGACCTGTTCGAAGGTCAAAGCCGTTTAACCCTTCAGTCCATTATAGAGCTAGacggggattttcaaaggagacaaaGGGAGTTGGCGCCAGCCCCCAATGGGATGTTGGCACCAAATATCTCCAGCTCCTTTGAAAAAGTTCATACCCAAAGCTTCAGGGAGAGCAGGAGCTCCAGCAATTCAACAGCTCAAGAACCCTAGGGAGATACATctcaggagcagggaggggaaagctGTCACCAGACCAAGGAGCACTTGAAGGGGATAAGAATGTTTCCCATGTCCTCTGCATTACCCCAAATTCTTGTCCCCTTCCTGAACACCCCTGCTCTTGAGGCTTCTGCTCAGACAAGGGCTCTCTGTATCTGGAGCGGGTGCTCCCGTGGCTCCATCTTATCGCAGCGTGGGAAAGGCAGAGCTCTGGGCCAAGGACCCAGGGGTGAAGCGTGGGAGCAGGGCTCTCATGTCCAGCCAGGGCAGAGAGGGTGCTGGTCTCATTCCCCTCACCCACCAACTGCACTGGCACAGCGCTCAGTTAACCGATCTCAGGACAGGGGGTTCAGCCAGGTCGGCTGGGATTGATGGGTTCAAACCTGATGCTCCAGGCATTCTGCCCCCCCACTCTTCACACAAGTGGGTGACGGAGGCTGATCAGAGGGGGCAGTCGATATCTGGATAGCAAATGAGAGCGGGGGAGGCCGTGAAGGGCCTTGACAGTGAGGACGAGCAGCGATTGTTTGATGCGATAGAGAAGGGGAAGCCAG
The DNA window shown above is from Natator depressus isolate rNatDep1 chromosome 27, rNatDep2.hap1, whole genome shotgun sequence and carries:
- the CSF3 gene encoding granulocyte colony-stimulating factor, whose protein sequence is MAVLPLLVSTVLCLGCTMLHAAPLPEFSGDQDFQQFLQKDLEYIRKIKGDVAQVQELVCTTLQLCNEEELMLVKQKLGISQAPLNQCHSKTFQVDACFSQIRDGLQIYHGHLAILLQLLPAHSSLVDALRLDVSNLSTNIQQQMEDLGLNTVTYLKAEGHGTLPSLSSDFDKQASGFIIPANFKRFLEAAFRALRHLTLV